Proteins co-encoded in one Melanotaenia boesemani isolate fMelBoe1 chromosome 23, fMelBoe1.pri, whole genome shotgun sequence genomic window:
- the il17rel gene encoding putative interleukin-17 receptor E-like: MLPWLALLMSHLFLNGAAADSTTLERIEDCHTSCSQGLNCKTKPDYWFHPACQDPVEGFNNTSVFHNISLSTVMKCERKQKCALHLRIKTSLQLAEPIHGVSFCTSTAGMITNCRNLHFTKASRSKMSGKLVTVENDCTEVAPNQRMQITVRTIPSYCGITMAGTYNTPGCINEDLRENVPECITGRLSYDINPEKKELKINVSDMLEDHDYHLRLCHKNFICTGTGASTLIKKEQPIKSAVLSYLQPLPCLCIEGWSAVMDAPRVQVCPFKDRLEELWSGISFDPVKETLLWTPACSVTAVAGLCDKREDDVCVDLPHSSQNVSREKITFAKVDPHPQLCIRFTSGSQSWTRCPFADGIKVWGVDVTTRKGHEVQIFSQITAKFSVGWCMTSEGSPACKTSETRTVHVEKLKAVDLMLAGESCNSCLQVKRLDVKYAATVVHCFKQCSQTTWDLTWVVLPAAVCLSGIIIVTLVVHIMLNVYQRRKQKNEVSVKQKDSALDSVVSALHTQPVFVHDLQQCGSNEKANLIS, from the exons ATGCTTCCTTGGCTTGCCTTGCTGATGTCTCACTTATTCTTGAATGGAGCTGCAGCAGACAGCACAACCCTGGAGAGGATTGAGGATTGTCACACAAGCTGTTCTCAG ggaCTGAACTGCAAGACCAAGCCAGATT ACTGGTTCCACCCTGCATGTCAGGATCCTGTGGAAGGCTTCAACAACACTTCTGTGTTCCATAACATCAGCCTCTCAACAGTTATGAAGTGTGAGCGGAAACAGAAGTGTGCGCTACACCTCCGAATCAAGACATCTCTACAACTTGctg aGCCCATCCATGGCGTGTCTTTTTGCACCAGCACTGCAGGGATGATAACAAATTGTCGAAACTTACACTTCACCAAAGCATCAAGAAGTAAAATGTCAGGAAAGCTG GTGACCGTGGAGAATGACTGCACAGAAGTTGCTCCAAACCAGCGAATGCAAATAACCGTGAGAACAATTCCAAGCTACTGTGGCATAACCATGGCTGGCACTTATAATACTCCAG GATGCATTAATGAAGATCTGAGAGAAAatgtccctgaatgcatca CTGGCAGGCTGTCGTATGATATAAACCCAgagaagaaggagctgaagatcAATGTCTCGGACATGCTTGAAGACCACGACTACCACCTCCGTCTGTGCCATAAGAATTTCATTTGCACCGGCACAGGGGCCAGTACACTG ATAAAGAAGGAGCAGCCCATAAAGAGTGCCGTCCTTTCATATTTACAACCTTTGCCCTGCCTCTGTATCGAG GGTTGGTCAGCTGTGATGGATGCGCCCAGAGTCCAAGTCTGCCCATTCAAAGACC GTCTTGAGGAGCTGTGGTCTGGAATAAGTTTTGACCCAGTGAAAGAGACATTATTATGGACTCCTGCTTGTTCAGTAACAGCGGTGGCTGGGTTATGTGACAAAAGAGAGGATGACGTCTGTGTGGATCTACCTCATTCCTCGCAGAATGTTAGCAGGGAAAAG ATAACATTTGCCAAAGTGGATCCACACCCCCAACTGTGTATAAGG TTtacatcaggatctcagtcctGGACCCGGTGCCCATTTGCTGATGGGATCAAAG TGTGGGGTGTGGATGTGACAACACGAAAGGGGCATGAAGTGCAGATTTTCTCACAGATCACGGCAAAGTTTTCTGTGGGGTGGTGTATGACATCTGAAGGGTCACCAGCGTGTAAGACCAGTGAAACACGCACTGTTCATGTG gAGAAACTCAAAGCTGTTGATTTAATGCTGGCTGGAGAATCATGCAACTCTTGTCTCCAG GTGAAGAGGCTTGACGTGAAATATGCTGCTACAGTTGTTCACTGTTTTAAGCAGTGTT CTCAGACCACTTGGGACCTGACCTGGGTTGTTCTACCAGCTGCTGTTTGCCTCTCTGGCATCATAATTGTCACTCTGGTGGTCCACATAATGTTGAATG TGTATCAAAGGcggaaacaaaaaaatgaagtcTCTGTAAAACAGAAAG ATTCtgctctggactctgtggtctCTGCATTGCACACTCAGCCCGTTTTCGTGCATGATTTACAGCAGTGTGGAAGCAACGAGAAGGCCAACTTAATCTCCTAA